The candidate division KSB1 bacterium genome includes a region encoding these proteins:
- a CDS encoding aldehyde dehydrogenase family protein produces MASTDQIIEQAHQAALRFRRLNQQQTDQIVRAVYLAAMNHRIELAKLAAEETQLGIWQHKVIKNVIASQLVYEHIKDQKTVGVIYSDSCSGIIELAQPIGPILGLIPVINPTSTAIFKILIAMKTRNPIILSSTPMSKNCVAETSRICDEAAREAGAPEHCIQWLGKPNLAKTKELMSHKRLSLILATGTNELVKAAYSSGTPTIGVGAGNVPVYIGASADIPFAVNNILLSKTFDNGSVCASEQAIVVKKEISDAVIAEFKRQKAYFLNEDEIEKVERIAYDRERGMMSPAVVGQSVQRIAQMAGISVPQDTSVLVAILDEVSPNCPLSAEILAPILAFYIEPDFETAIQRCAQITQFGGIGHTAVIYSNNPERIEYFSNMIDVARILVNTPSTQGALGGTFNTLPPSFTLSCGSGGKNSTTDNISIRHLLNIHRICRRRMNERWSNLDHDIYLDPAWTAEAIEREFNKNI; encoded by the coding sequence ATGGCGTCAACGGATCAAATCATTGAACAAGCGCACCAAGCAGCGCTGAGATTTCGGAGACTGAATCAACAGCAAACCGATCAAATCGTTCGAGCCGTTTATCTCGCCGCAATGAATCACAGGATTGAATTGGCCAAGCTGGCGGCAGAGGAAACCCAGTTAGGAATATGGCAACATAAAGTGATCAAAAATGTGATCGCAAGTCAGCTTGTCTATGAGCATATCAAAGATCAGAAAACGGTGGGGGTAATTTATTCGGATTCTTGCTCCGGGATCATCGAACTGGCCCAACCGATCGGCCCGATTTTGGGCCTGATTCCTGTCATCAATCCAACCTCCACTGCCATTTTTAAAATATTGATCGCCATGAAGACCCGAAATCCAATCATCCTCAGCTCCACGCCGATGTCGAAAAACTGTGTTGCAGAAACCAGTCGCATCTGTGACGAAGCGGCACGAGAAGCAGGCGCTCCGGAGCATTGCATCCAATGGCTAGGTAAGCCCAATTTGGCAAAGACCAAGGAACTGATGAGCCATAAAAGATTGTCTTTGATCTTGGCGACTGGGACGAACGAATTGGTCAAAGCAGCCTACAGCTCTGGCACGCCAACAATCGGGGTTGGCGCAGGAAATGTGCCAGTATACATCGGCGCATCTGCTGATATTCCGTTTGCCGTGAATAATATTTTATTATCGAAAACATTTGATAACGGTTCTGTTTGTGCCAGCGAACAAGCGATTGTGGTCAAAAAGGAGATTTCCGATGCAGTGATTGCTGAATTCAAGCGGCAAAAGGCCTATTTTTTAAATGAGGATGAAATCGAGAAGGTGGAACGTATCGCTTATGATCGAGAGCGCGGGATGATGTCCCCTGCGGTCGTCGGACAATCCGTTCAGCGGATCGCCCAAATGGCCGGGATCTCAGTCCCGCAGGATACATCGGTGCTTGTTGCCATCCTTGACGAGGTATCTCCCAACTGCCCGCTATCAGCAGAAATTCTGGCGCCAATTTTAGCTTTTTATATCGAACCAGATTTTGAAACAGCCATCCAGCGCTGCGCCCAGATCACTCAATTCGGCGGTATCGGTCATACAGCAGTGATTTATTCCAACAATCCAGAACGAATCGAATATTTTTCGAACATGATCGATGTCGCCAGGATCTTGGTGAATACCCCATCGACTCAGGGCGCGTTGGGCGGGACATTTAACACTTTGCCCCCTTCATTCACTCTAAGCTGCGGTTCGGGCGGGAAAAATAGCACCACTGATAACATCTCCATTCGACACTTGCTCAATATCCATCGCATCTGCCGGCGTCGGATGAATGAACGCTGGAGCAATCTTGATCATGATATCTACCTCGACCCAGCCTGGACTGCTGAAGCGATAGAAAGAGAATTCAATAAAAATATCTGA